The region atttcgaattcctttgaaaaccccgttcatgcattccacaatgtttgttgtcatgtggccccatcgacaacctctgtcaaatgcccttgtccactgctctactggtatgttatttatccatctccctgcgtcttcttcattagacagtctaatttcatcacgataatattgaatgacggttgagttaaagcatacccaacattcaccaccttcttgcgaagattcttatcttttataacacgcatgaagttttgtgcaatgtgtctgatacagtagacatgtgtagaaggaggatcatgccacccgttgtcatggttgttgtaggcactcttAATGGCAACATGtatatcagaaatcaaacagagattggcttggggagccacatgcgttctgagatgtcgaagaaagaaaccccatccaccagccgtttcacctgcaacaagagcaaaggcaatgggaaagacattgttgttgccgtcttgtgcaacctccatgagcaaagtacccttgtattttccgtataaccaagtgccatcaatttgaataataggtttgcagactgcgaaacctttgatgcacgggtcaaatgcccaaaagagacggtgaaatattctattacaTGTAGCACGGGTTCCATCTGGCATCATCGCTGAcactgtctccataattgccacagttcctgggacatatgtttttagtgcccataaaaaccgtggcaattccttgaatgaatcctcccagttgccgaaaacctgttcaacagcctttgtcctcgcaatccaggctttcttgtaagatggagtataattatatgttgttctgatatgggatataattatgctcaccttcactgatgggtctttattaaccaacggcagaatgtcttgacatatcaaagttgcgcttagtttacggtgatcttgttcaacgttagttgcaatgcaactgtgcggtgggtcttttgaagcgatctcccaagagtcgtttttcttcttgtaagacacagccaaacgaaacttacaaagcatgttacgacattcgataacataccttctagaatcagtgcgtttcactgtaaagtcaacaaagttgttcatgtggaattttttgattgccagaacacattcttctttggtacgaaacatgtcttccacctttaattcgccttctgatctcggatacggttatagaaaacactgttggatgtttcatcgtcatgaagatccatatttgtcatatgttgagacggattgtagacatgactaggaggtattggtggtggttgatcatcatcttcatcgttGTTGTTCAccatgtgatcaacctgtatctcggtctcctcttcttcttcatcaacgaaCTCCACTTCTGCctctgcttctgggttgacgtcatctgaccattgtcGATCATCTTCACCAtattcatcctgactggttagttgagactgttgagatgatatacatggttgaagagtaatgtacaactcaatacagctgcaacctgaatgttcatgactaacaaacatgtattcaacatcttcatcgtctcgtactttaagggggaaatacttgcattgaccattcccaaaaaatattggattttgatatgtgatctttgacacaatacacaatcctataaaggattgtattctttttttcaaatgcaagaaggttgcatttctcttgatcgtgattctaatggtatcagtgtttcgaaaacaaaaaccatatagctcagactcgtatgtttcaccgttgtagtgaacgttgacactgtataatgatgaagatgatattgtgcagatgaaaactattttcttactgcaaatgaatgtgagtgaagtgtcttggatgttgatagtaagatACTTAAATAGatgagtgaagtgtctcacatgctagctagttcggaGTGACGTGTCGGACATGCAAGCTAGTACGAAATAACGTGTCGGACATGCAAGATActctgagatgatgtgtcaaccatgcaagctatcaagaagtgacttgttcagcatgcaggagacaagacagccacgtgtcagacatgcagacacacactccaaatggattgCCGCCTCCACTTATTCCTTGcacatggtcgccaattcaagtggagacaccatacattcagacctcgaaaccaagcaatcagacctaggtcttgcatgcatcTCCCTATGGAGGtgccaatttgaatggcgacccctcttaaaggttgtacatggtcgccaattcaaaTGGAGACACCttgcaagcacaacttttcatgctcccatccactttcctataaatacatccactccatcaacacttcttccacgccatcactctcactacttcttctacaatacttcttctacaatttcatctgcaacaacttcttgtagtttcatctacaccaacccccgacaaaatgtctatcctcacaatgggcgaagcacatagaggaacggttgcaaacatcgcaacatatgtaagttttttcttttgttaactttttatcttcatcttcaccaaccccattttattttgacataccaacttagtcaagttttttattctttcttttataggatgtatcaaggttccgaactcgagtccacgaatatgtccatatggacccgatgattcaaccttatgttgaactcgctggttttggtcatattagcaagattttgtcttgATCCATAaataacaaattcattctagccttatgcgaaagatggagaccagagacacacacattttggttcccaaccggtgagtgtaccgtgacgttagaagacgtctacatgcttttaggactacccattgaagataaggctgttaatggtaagaccaactacgcaaattcaatttgcatggagctcttagacactgatttgttagatgataatgctagaggtcaaggtatactactctcacgccttaagtcgtactataatagtttatacttagatgagcattctatcaaagatgctcgaataataaaaactaggtgttacattatgctgttaattggatcgtttttatttcccgaaggtagttgttctagcatgcatattatgtacttacctctacttagacatgtagatagaataagaagttacagttggagatctgcttgtctagcctatctctatagctccttgtgcaaaaactcacacaaagacacatctacattttctggatgtgctgttttgctacaatcatgaggttggtcaagactaccgtctctagcaccggtcaataacaaccctttcacttttccatatgcacaaaagtaagttgtttaaattgctatatctttacttacttccttaaaatttattacctcaaactaatttttttttgaatttttggtgtagatggtcgacacgtggtatgagttacaacagatgtccgagacactgtattactcagtatcgcaacctgttggatcacctttGACCGACAGACGTAAacaaaataacttaattatttcgttatattttgttaactttttctacattgattataatcctatcttctttcacatttcagttcatttgacgtccataccttaatttggatcatgaccattaggtcaacgctgaagacgcaaccgtatggactgcatgcacactgataatacggttcacaactgtggagatgcacaacaccgattGTGTGAAGCTGTAGTTCGGcatggtccagaatatcccagatcccccagctagcctaggagaatggcatctgcgtaaagtcaacgaccaatggaacttcaatccatggcaaagcttcgcaagattggagtgtcgcaaatggaagcaccgtcatgaccatgtgttaactggcgcagtcatgccaactgagataaaaccaagtcgtacttatatggcttggtacagatcggttggttttcaattcatcgccgaagatatgtacctatacgacccacgccagacaacttacacacaagaaggatcaacatctaacccccaacaacattctcagcctggttactcacaaccccctatccgtcaaactttctgttccacaaacacacaaacatacaaccaaaacatgtcattcacccaaccccaataccaagagcataccccataccaccaccaacaaattgaccatcaacctgagacccaacatcgcttcgcacccaccccatcaccctaccaaagtcgccttagtcaaaacaccaaccgcccctcctccttccgtagccaagaagcccaaacatcacaaaaccaaaacatccaacaaccctatctctaccaaacaccccaacaatcttttcaacctttcctcgacgcatcattcacacccatgtctcccttcaaccgttctagtcgcccatccatgagtcaaccacatcccaacttctctggcatgggtcatgagctcagctacggcggtacaccatcaatgcatactgaagactatgctgacttgtctgaatacctcaacggaccttctcctgtagttggtagtgacgctcctgacccctcagatgatcaaacaccggtgcataatcgtcaacgtgggttagggctAAGGGTTAAagtagctagaggatgtgggaccggaggtcaGTTAGatgatcccggtcatcaccattaggtttctttcTGTAAACGGATAATTTTATTAATACCAAGTGGtcttatatcaaatttatctatgACTTATACCCTAAAACACAAAAAATTacattttaggaggagtctccaattgaattggcgactcctcttaaaacctacacataggcgccaattggattggctagggcatgtccattcaagttttaagaggagtctccaattcaattgaCTCCTCCTCCTAAAAATGAGGTATTTTGAAACTAGGGGTATTTTGaaaatttccttgaaaaagtgaattattttggtaaaaaaaatgttaaaagaaactaaaattatttttaatataattttttttttaaatataattttagaagctattttttttataaaattgattttgaaattgatttttttaagaaaataaaaaattaattttaaagAAATTGATTTAAAACTGTTTTTTTAACTATTTTTTAAAAAAACCGGTTTAAAACCGGACCGATCCACTTATAAACCGATTTTGAAAAAATAAAGTgattttataaaaataattttaagaaCCAAACCGAACCATATATATGGTTCGATTTGGTTTGGTTTATGATCCATGCACGCCCCTACTCATAAGCATTATCATAGTGACAAAAATCATCTAATCATCTAAAGTTATCAACTATAGACTTGAAAATCAATCTTACACAAAACAAAAACATTGAAAATTTATCAATGTAGtttatttataattattaatttaaataaatataaCTAGGTAAAAAAGACACAAACAACACCCTCACTCCCAATACTCATTGATTGTGGTGACATTCCTCTTACCAGAGATGCTAATAATCCGCATTGACTGCATATTGGAAGAAACATACTCTTACCAGTAATATCTAACATGAAGATGAGGATGACATATACAAGAACAGATCCTAAtacaaaaatcataaactttGAGATGACAATAACCTGAGTTTTTGGTTTAGTCACTCATTCAACATGGTTTAGGCTTAGGCCTTATTTCAATTCCTTGAACAACCAGACCACCCTTCCAACCACCACCCTTCACCTCATAAACTCCTATCTCCACCTCTTTATCATCTCCTCCTTCGTTGAAGAACTCTCCCAATTCCATCTCCAACCACCCATCTGCCCTATCCTTCGGATACTTCTGCATATCTTCAACACTTTCTGTGGGTGCTACTGGTGCTTCCACAAAAGGTGCTCGACTGAATATCCCAGTACGGAAACGACGAGGAACGATTTGGTATCTTAACCTTCTACCTCTTTCTACATCCAAGAATACATTtctttcaacatgttcacctcCAGCAATGACAATGGAGGCCTCAACTGGCTGATATTCAAACCCATAGGTTCCAGAACCAGTTGCCTTGAATACAAGATATGCTCCATACGAAGTCTGTGGAGATAGCATACTGGTGTTGATCCAGCCACGGATTTCGAACCAACACACACTCACAAGTTCAGCCACTTCAGAAAACCTGCATGTTGGGAAACGGCTTAAGTTCTGTTCAATCACCATTGAGATTTATAGATAACAAATTAATTAATGAATCACCACTTTAGTTTTTTGAAATTATAGTAAAGGTCAATTAAGAATCTAAAAAAGTAATCTCtagaaataaaaataatccaTCACAATGTTGTCTAAAAACAGTTTCAAGACTAAATTGATCGAACCAAAAGGACTAACATACCAGATACCAATTTAGACGCTATTTGAATAAACATAGATTTTAATTAAGGTATCAGAATAATATAAGTGATTATATTAAGATATTTCTACAACAGATCACATACCAACTTAGACTCTATTAGAAACATAGATTTTGATTAAGGTAACATAATCTTATAAGTGATTTATATTAAGTTATTTCTACAACAGATATCATATAATTTGTTTTCATAAGCTATCATGAAAACCTTATATAAGATAAGTTAGGTTTTATATAAAAGTCAAGGTCGCAATTGCAATCAGACAATATCCACCCCAGTGTAGTCAAGATCGAGTGCTGGGTTTTAAGATCTTACGTGCTAAAATGACCTTTTAGTACTACGATCTTAAAAAATACTTTTTTGTGTACTTTTTGGTCAAGATCGAGTGCTGGATGTTAAGATCTTATAACCTTACGTGTTGAAATTGCCTTTTATATGACTATCATCATATGGAAATATATAATATCTTAGATACTTAGACTTGTTTGTTAGATTTATGTTTTATGAACTACTTATTTTGAACAAAGTCTTTTGAACTTGTTAAATTATGAAATGATAGTTATGAATTATTAATTAAATTGGTTGAATTTTGTTATTTATAGGTTATTTTTTCGTGTATTACATATATGTTaaattaccattttgccctttGATAAGATCTTAAATGTTGTGCTATAATTTTAATTTTACGATCTTTTACAGACCGTCCGATCCTACTTAAGATCTCGTGCATGACTATATTGATCCACACGGGTAGGGATGTTCGCGAGTTGTGTTGGATCTAATTTTATTAAATCAAACACCAAACTCAATCAATAGTATTTAATTTGGGTTGACTATTCAACCCATACTTTTATAATTAAAGTATGAACCAAACCAATTCGCTTCATCAATGGATTGTGTTGAGTTGAGCTCGCAAGTCACACACTAAATataattttcaaattttaaataaaatatcaATTCAATTAACACATTTATTATATAACTTAAAGATTAAAATGTATCTCtctttaaaataaaataaaacttaaAGATTAAAATGTATCTCTCTCTAAAAGAAGAAGTTTGATCTCTCAAATTTAATTTAGAGATAAGTTTTTACaattaataaaaattataattatattaaaaaatatattatacattCTAAAGATCATGTTGGATAgtttataaaataaaataaaaataacattGGATTTATGGATTCAGCAATGGATTTCCGAACCGAATACCAATGGATTTGAATGGATTGGATAAAAATAAGGATTAGGTTGAATTGGATAAGTGGGTTCCCGGATACCCATAATCCGAATTTAACCATATTATTATAGAAAAGTTTAAATCGGTGGAATATATGATCGTTgtaaaataaattaaataaatttataCATGAGTGTCACCACTTGTCTCATTTGTTTCTCATTTGGAGATATAAGAACCCCTTTTCTCATTTGGATATATAAGTATATAGATTATTATATAGATTATTAAATTCCCATGAAGAAATTTGAAAAGTAAATtctttattttttaattttctaAAGAATCAAATGACACTTGCCAATTTTTTTAATGGTTAAACAACATAACATAAAATACTAAATCCACATGAAAATGCAAAGCAACGGAGGCACAAATATCAAGCTAAGAAACAACTATCAAAACAAAACAACCAGCATTGCAGAAAAAAACACACCAGTAAATCCTCCCTATTTTTAAAATAGTGTTATTCCTCTCTCTAATATAAAACCGATAAGAAACAACTATCAAAACAAAACAACCAACACAGAAAAAAACACCAGTAAATCCTCCCCATTTTTTAAAATAGTGTTATTCCTCTCTCTAATATAAAACCGATTAGAATATGTATCCTCTTAGTGAAATACCAATCCAATATCAATAACCTAAAGAGTCTTTTTTGGCTTTTATTTTGATGTTTTTGTTCGTAGTTTTGGGGCTCTTAAGGTGGTAATTTGTTTCCATAAGCTATCATAAGATAAGCTAAGCTAGGTTTTAAATAACAGTAGAGTTCCTAACTGCAATCGCATAAACTCTTCCACGATTTCGGTTGATTGTGGTAGGTATTTGTTCTTTAACATACAGACGTGAGTAACAAATGGATGGCACATGCTGATACCGTTTTGTCCATAAGTTCAAATAAGTTCACAAATCATTTCAAGATTCGGCTAATTTCAAAACCAAATTAACCAATATATATCTACACAATTTCATGAACAAATCAATGATTAACTCATAGTAATTAAACTGCATTATTTACCTTGAATCTGGAAGAGAAATCCACTTCCAATACCTAGGAGTATCTCCCCATACAATAAACAAACTCCTCGCCGATAACATATAGCATTTCTTCCCATCAACTTTATCCAATTGAAAGCTCTATTCAACGTAACAAAGCAAAACACAAAttagcaaaaaaaaaaaaaaaatcaaataatcaacATGTGTTCATGATTGAACAGAGGAGAATAATGACCTTTTTACCACCGTCTATTAAAATCGGTTTCTGCGTAAGATTAATATAAAGATCCTTCTTAGAAAGAACGGATAAAGAATCATCAACATCCGTTTCCGATTGAGAGATAATCGAACGATAATCCGGCGGCAAGAATTTATCCCAAACGGAATCGGATTCCGCGGCGGATTTGAACGTGGACGAAACCAAAGAGAGTCTGGCAACATCTCGCGGCGTGGTGAACGAGAGAACGTTCTCGATGCAACCTTCAGGGAGATCGTGAAATTCAAcaccttcttcttcttcaataACAACCACCATGATGGAAATTGAAATGAGTGCTTGAAAATGAGTTTGGAGTTTGTTTTTTATAGGAAGCGGATGCTTCGTTCGAGAGAGGGAAGCTTAGCGGTTAAGTGAGAGAGTTTGGAATAAGGGATATGTGCCACACAATCGAACGAGTAAAGTTTGTAAAAAGGATATTTATGCGAATGGATCTTTATCTTTAAtctttattatattttatttattgtttattatttattttattttattatcaGTGCTTTGTTTACACATGTGTAGTGGCGTGTCATTCAACGCTTTTTTATTAGTATGGATTCTAAATTGTAGGACCTTCCCTCACCTCttaagaaaattaaaaaaatgctGGAGTGATGTGTACGaacttttcttttcttttctttttatgaAAATAAGAGTAATGGGGAATTTTTACCAATATACCCCAATTTTTCAATTaatttcccaaaataacccacatttcaaaaaaattcccaatctaccccacatgcagaagggaggcgccaattggattggcgccccctcttaaaaattacaaggaggcgccaattggattggctagggcacctgccctagccaatccaattggcgcctatgtgttatttttaagagggggcgccaatccaattggcgcctcccttaaaaaagcctcaaatgaaaaaacttctaacatgaaagttgtagatcttttcaagaaaatgaatttggatataaattttgtatcatttggattttttttgagaaagttatgggcagttgaagttggacttctgagttttttaactgttatctgagtcataatgttttgtattattgcatgtgtttcttttaggaatatgaatttttgtccaacataacaagtgaagtagacatcctaaattttccaatgcacttggtcccacctcaaaataattaaaaatgagtgagttatgtccctgcgaacttgacccaaaattagggtttctttcaaaacaagtgtatgtgaattttgccaaaagggaccaacttcaagcccttaaGTTTGAATGATAGAAGCctaaaatgacaaaaccttcaacataaaagttgtagatcttttcaagataatgaatttggactaaagttttgcatcatttgcaattttAATGAGAAAGGTttgggcacctgaacttggactctttgacattttatctgttatctgacctataatgttttgtattattgcatgtgtttgtgtttgagttatgaatttttgtccaacataccaagtgaagtagacatcctaaattttccaatgcacttggtcccacctcaaaataattaaaaatgagtgagttatgtccctgcgaacttgacccaaaattagggtttctttcaaaacaagtgtatgtgaattttgccaaaaaggaccaacttcaagcccttcaacataacaataacaagtccttgaattagggtttctgacctataaatttttgttttatgatatgtgtttattttagaattatgaaagaaaGTTAATGTTTGGAGaatacacaaagataaatttgacataatacgaattgatattaataaatttggattttacacaatgaatcctaatggtgatgaccgggatcacctaaccgacctccggtcccacatcccctagctaccctaacccttggccctaacccacgttgacaattctgcaccggtgtttgttcatctgatggtccaggagcgtcattaccgcctacaggagaagatccgttgaggtattcagccaactcagcatagtcttcagtattcaatgatggtgtaccggcgtagctgagctcatgacccatgccagagaagttggggtgtggttgactcatggatgggcgaccaggacggttgaagggggacatgggtgacaatgatgggtctaggaaaggttggaaaggttgttggggtgtttggaagagatatggttgtgggatgttttggtattgtgatgtttggggttcttggctacggtaggtgatggggcggttagtgttttgggtaaggcgactttggtagggtgatggtgtgggtgcgaagcgatgttcggtcgaaggttgatggtccatttgttggtggtggtatgggggatgttcttggttttggggttgggtgaatggcatgttttggttgtatgtttgtgtgtttgtggaacggaaagtttgtcggataggtggttgtgagtaatcgggctgagaatgttgttgggggttagatgttgagccttcttgtgtgtaagttgtctggcgtgggtcgtagaggtacatatcatcggcgatgaattgaaatccaactgatctataccaagccatataagtacgacttggttttacctcatttggcatgactgcgtcagttaagacatggtcatgacggtgcttccacttgcgacactctgatcttgcgaattgttgccaagggttgtagttccattggtcgttcactttacgcatatgccattctcctaggctagctgggggatctgggatattctggaccataccaaactgcagcttcacacgatcggtgttgtgcagctccactgttgtgaaccgtattattggtgtgcatgttgtccatacggatgtgtcttcagggttgatctgatgctcatgatccatattaaggtatggacgccaaatgaactgaaatgttaaagacaataggatttaaatgaatgtagaaaaagtcaatataatatgaagaaataatgtaattattttgcttacgtctgccggtcgaaggtgatccaacaggttgcgatattgagtaatacagtgtctcggacatctgctgtaattcataccgcgtgccgaccatctacaccaaaaagttaaaataaattagttatgggtaataaactgtaaggaaggaagtaaagatatagcaatttaaacaacttacttttttgcatatggaaaagtgaaggggttgctattgaccggtgctagagacggtagtcttgaccatccccatgcttgtagcaaaacagcacatccagaaaatgtagaagtatctttgtggcagtttttgcacaaagaactatagagataggctagacatgcggatccccaactataactacctattttatctatatgtctaagtaaaggtaagtacataatatgcatgctagaaccactaccttcggaaataaaaaggatcctagtaacaacataatgtaacacctagttttgatgattcgagcatcttcggtagaatgctcatctaaataaaaactattataatatgactttaggcgtgaaagtagtataccttgtcccctagcattatcatctaacaaatcaacgtttaaaagctccatgcaaattgaatttggaaagttggtcttaccattaacagctttgccttcaattcgtagtcctaaaagcatgtagacgtcttctaacgtcacggtacactcaccggttggaaaccaaaatgtgtgtgtctctggcctccatctttcgcataaggcgagaatgaatttgttatctatagaccaagacataattttgctaaggtgaccaaaaccggcgagttcaacgtaaggttgaatcatcgggtccatgtggacaaattcgtggactcgagtgcgaaaccttgagacatcctataatagaaataatgtaacacttgactaagtcggtatttcaaaataaaatggggttggtggagatgaaacataaaaaagaagtataagaaaaaacttacgtatgtcgcgatgtttgcaactgttcctctgtgtgcttcgcccattgtgagtaaagacatattgttggggagttggtgtagatgaaaatggaagattttgttgaagatgaaattgtaaaagaagtaatgtagatgaagtagtgagaaatgtagatgaggtagtgagaatgttggtgtggaagaattgttgaaggagtggatcaatttataggcaaatggaggagtgcatgaaaaatgtgtttgcatggtgtctccacctcatttggcgaccatgtacaagtttaaggagggggcgccattcaaattgg is a window of Lathyrus oleraceus cultivar Zhongwan6 chromosome 6, CAAS_Psat_ZW6_1.0, whole genome shotgun sequence DNA encoding:
- the LOC127091704 gene encoding putative F-box protein PP2-B12, with translation MVVVIEEEEGVEFHDLPEGCIENVLSFTTPRDVARLSLVSSTFKSAAESDSVWDKFLPPDYRSIISQSETDVDDSLSVLSKKDLYINLTQKPILIDGGKKSFQLDKVDGKKCYMLSARSLFIVWGDTPRYWKWISLPDSRFSEVAELVSVCWFEIRGWINTSMLSPQTSYGAYLVFKATGSGTYGFEYQPVEASIVIAGGEHVERNVFLDVERGRRLRYQIVPRRFRTGIFSRAPFVEAPVAPTESVEDMQKYPKDRADGWLEMELGEFFNEGGDDKEVEIGVYEVKGGGWKGGLVVQGIEIRPKPKPC